One window from the genome of Phycisphaerae bacterium encodes:
- a CDS encoding nucleoside hydrolase, translating into MANDSPVNRPIPIILDTDIGQDIDDTWAIAMMLRCPELDVKLIVSDTGDTEYRARIVAKLLEVAGRTDIPVGVGVPCGHYPQPQAGWVEGYDLARYPGTVHQDGVNAMIETIMASPEPVTLIAIGPVPNLAEALRREPRIAQRARFVGMHGSICLNHDGCPGAIAEYNVEMDIPAAQAAFAADWPMTITPLDTCGRIRLTGEKYRKIQNSTDPILSALMDNYRIWAEAQHQPNLPEQQSTILYDTVAIYLAFADDLLVMDDLSIRVRDDGFTVVDPAGKPMRVAMDWKDLPGFEDFLVERLISPA; encoded by the coding sequence GTGGCAAACGACAGCCCGGTCAACCGTCCGATCCCCATCATCCTCGACACCGACATCGGCCAGGACATCGACGACACCTGGGCCATCGCCATGATGCTCCGATGCCCCGAACTCGATGTCAAGCTCATCGTCAGCGACACCGGCGACACCGAATACCGCGCACGGATCGTCGCCAAGCTGCTCGAGGTCGCCGGACGCACCGATATTCCCGTCGGCGTCGGCGTCCCCTGCGGCCACTATCCGCAGCCGCAAGCCGGGTGGGTTGAAGGCTACGACCTGGCCCGCTATCCCGGCACCGTGCACCAGGACGGCGTCAACGCGATGATCGAGACGATCATGGCCTCACCCGAACCGGTCACCCTCATCGCCATCGGACCGGTGCCCAACCTCGCCGAGGCCCTCCGCCGCGAACCGCGAATCGCCCAGCGGGCCCGCTTCGTCGGCATGCACGGCAGCATCTGCCTCAACCACGACGGCTGCCCGGGCGCCATCGCCGAGTACAACGTCGAAATGGACATCCCAGCCGCCCAGGCCGCCTTCGCCGCCGACTGGCCCATGACCATCACGCCGCTGGACACCTGCGGCCGCATTCGCCTGACCGGCGAAAAGTACCGCAAGATCCAGAACTCAACCGATCCGATCCTCAGCGCCCTGATGGACAACTACCGGATCTGGGCCGAGGCGCAGCATCAGCCGAACCTGCCGGAGCAGCAGTCCACCATCCTCTACGACACCGTCGCGATCTACCTCGCCTTCGCCGACGATCTGCTGGTCATGGATGACCTGTCCATCCGCGTCCGAGACGACGGTTTCACCGTCGTCGACCCGGCCGGCAAACCGATGCGCGTCGCCATGGACTGGAAAGACCTGCCCGGCTTCGAAGACTTCCTCGTCGAGCGGCTGATCTCGCCCGCCTGA
- a CDS encoding FMN-dependent NADH-azoreductase: MGKLLYIKASPRDRSHSVAVADAFVEAYRGRHPRDEVETLDLFEMDLPPFDGFIIQAKYNIMHGLDHSAEQREAWRVVESLIGQFASADKYVLAVPMWNFGISYRLKQYIDIIVQPTYTFRWSAEEGYVGLLTDRRVLAVYARGGAYGPDSGAQTLDFQKPYLEMILGFIGLTDVQSIVIEPTEGVSPEVKQRNRQEAIERAVAISETF; encoded by the coding sequence ATGGGAAAACTGCTGTACATCAAGGCCTCGCCTCGCGACCGATCGCATTCGGTGGCGGTGGCGGATGCGTTTGTGGAAGCGTATCGCGGGCGCCATCCGCGAGACGAGGTCGAGACGCTGGATTTGTTCGAGATGGACCTGCCGCCGTTCGACGGGTTCATCATCCAGGCCAAGTACAACATCATGCATGGTCTGGATCACTCGGCCGAGCAGCGGGAGGCGTGGCGGGTGGTGGAGTCGCTGATCGGTCAGTTCGCCTCGGCTGACAAGTACGTGCTGGCGGTGCCGATGTGGAACTTCGGCATTTCTTATCGTCTGAAGCAGTACATCGACATCATCGTGCAGCCGACGTATACGTTTCGGTGGTCGGCTGAGGAGGGGTATGTGGGGTTGTTGACCGATCGGCGGGTGCTGGCCGTCTATGCCCGAGGCGGAGCGTACGGCCCGGACAGCGGCGCGCAGACGCTCGACTTTCAGAAGCCTTACCTTGAGATGATTCTGGGCTTTATCGGGCTAACGGACGTGCAGTCGATCGTGATCGAGCCGACCGAGGGGGTGAGCCCGGAGGTCAAACAGCGGAATCGCCAGGAGGCGATCGAGCGGGCGGTGGCGATCAGTGAGACATTCTGA